The genomic interval AGTCTGGTCAGTTTTGGACTTTCGGATTCATTAGGCAGCTTCAGTAAGTAAGACTCTATCCTAGACACAGGTGCTAATTCTCACCGGGTTTGACGGGAAGTGGGCCTTCTGTGTTACCTGCAACAGAGAGCAGCCCTTGGGGTTGCCAAGTTTCCTGGGGAACCTGTCATGTTCTTTGTCCACTTTGAGAGAAGGATCCACACTTGTGGGGCAGTCCCACCTCCACATCTtccagacagagaaggaaacagacgTTTCTAGAAGGTTCGCTCTAAGACATTGATTGTGTTACCAGGACAAGGTATCATTGAAGTTATAGGTTGGAAATACAGACACCAAAGGGGAGCAGGGCAGGTCACGGAAAGGGTAAGGGTCCTGAGGGTCCAGCACCTGAACTTGGGTGGAGAGTTGAataagccttggctgcgggaggggctgTGGTTGAGAACAAGGCCagtggatgggggaggggtgaagtgTGGGCACTGGCAGCTGCAGAGCTTCTGGAAACAGCCCCCAAGTCCAGACAGTGGGCCCTGCTCTGCCCCCAGCTCTCTGGCTGTCAGACATTCCCCAGCCTAGGGGGCACCTTCCAGACAGTCCTGGGCTGCAGCATGCAGCCACGAGAGTAGGTGGGCGGACTCTCCGACACTCACGTCACAGCCTTCTTTCAGGTATCCACACAGCACTTGGTTCTCTTgcccctgccttcccttctctgctCCCTCATTCCTGCCCACCCAGCAGACACTGCACACACACCTGGCTCCAGGTGCAGTCCAGGGGTGGGAAAGGGCAGCAGAAGTTAAAACAAACGCATAAAAAAGGTGCCACCAGGGAATGAGATTGAAGCCACAGGCTCTAGCATGGCTCTAGGAAGCATCAAGGAAGACTTCCCAGAGGAAGTAACAAGTTGGACACTGAAGGGACTGGTGGAATTGACAGGTGGAAAAGCTGACTGAGTGTGGAGAGGGGTAGAAGGAGATGAGCTTGGAGAGAAAAGCCATGCCAAGTGGACGGAGCAGCACTAGAGGCACTAGCCTGTGGTCAGGGGATGTGGAAGATGAGCCTAGAAAGGGCCAAATCACCAGGGTTCTGAAAGCCAAGTTAAAGCTAGTGCTGCCTTCTAATGCAGATGACAGAATGCACAGATGTCCATGGAGAGACGGGGTCAGTGGGTCAAGAATTCCACACACGATCAAGGTGTGTGGGTCCTTAAGGGGCAGCCACTGATTACTTCACCCCAAGGGAGAAGACCGTAAACACCCACCCCCAAGGGGGAGGGCTGGGGTGAGAACCCCACTCTGAGCTTTGACTTGAATGCAGGATATTGTCTTCCGGAAGCTCTAGGTAAAGGCAGTCAACACCACCACCTGAGCAATTGCTAAGGCAGCAGAgactgtgtttttctttaaataaattttttttttttaaattaaaggattCATTTTCGAAAGTTTCCACCAACCTAAAGGCTTCCCACCCATCACGTGCCAGATATGGGTTAAGTGGCTGAACCCCTAAGGGGGGGCCACCAGGAGGTGGGAGGCTCATGAGGTGACTCTTCTCAAAAGGTCCCTCCAAGGCCATTAACATAGTCCCCAAAGGCTGGCCCCGTTCGCTCTCTAAATCGGAGAGCTGGGGAGCCAGAGCACACCACTCTCTCCTAGACCAGCTGGAAGGCGTAAGGCCCTTGGGAACCGCCGTCCGCAGGGGCAAAGCCCGGGAGGGAGTGCCAGGCACGCAGTCCGTGGCCCGGAACCCCCTCCAGCCCGGCCCGGCAGGAATGTGGCCGAGCCACAGCCTGGCAGCCCCAGGGGCTGCCACCCCGAAGGGAGGAGGCGGCGGCTTGACTCGCCCGGGGCTCCCGCGCCTCCTAGGCGATGACAATTTTCCAGCCACCGGCTCCAGCTGGCCAGGCACTCGCAGAGCTCCCGCCCCAGGCTCACAGCTATGGCCACGCCGTCCCGACGGGAGGGTGGCGGCGCCGACGGTGCGCCCCGAAAGGGGCCGCATGAACGGCTGGTGGTCTTCCCTGGCCCGGCTGCGGGTgggatggggaaggagagggcCAGGGCGGAGCCACTCACCAGGACCACGGGGGTTGCCGCCACGTCGGGCTCTAGCGCTCCGGGTGCCTGCGCGCGCtccccgctgccgccgccgccggccgccgtgAGCCCCCagtggctggggctggggctggggggcagcCCCGAATCCGGACTGTCCAGGACGCCGTCGCCCTTCTTCTTCGTGTCCACGAGCTCGGGCACATCCTGCAGGTTCAGCCGGCCCACCATGGCTGTGGCTGTGCGCGCGGCGGGGCCCGGACCGGGGCCGCGGACCAGCGAGGGGCGCAGACGCGGGCCGGGGCCGCTGCCCGCCCGGTCCCCCTGCCTGCCCGCTGTCCGCGCGCCGTCCGGCTCTGGCCCGCCGCCGCGCCCGGGGCCCGCCCTCCGCTCTCCGCCCTCGGTCCTCCGCCCCCAGCTCCGCCCCGCCCGCCGGGCCGTCCCGCATAGGCCGAGCCCGAGGCCGGGCGCCAGGGGCCGCTGCACTCACGCGGTGCGCCGCCCGTTCTGCGCTCCGCCCGGCTACCCAGCCAGCCCGGAGCGGCGGGTCCCTGCGCGCCAGGGGCGTCGGGCTGGCCTCCCCGAGAGCCCCATGCGGCCCCACGTCCGGTCCCGCCCGCTGCAGGTGGACGTGCGACCCCACTCGTCCCAGGCCCCTGACGGCGCCTGTCCCCTCGTCCTGTCCCAGTAGGGCCCGGCAGGCGCTAATACCTCCAGCCCTGGCGGTCTGGGGAAGCCAGAGCAGAGCCCCGGCCTGCAGAGGCTTGGAGAGCCGGCCGAATCCAGCGAGCAAACAACTGGAAATTATTAATAGTTAATGCGCTTCGTATGGCTCTAGCCGCCTCTTGGCTCAGCAGGGCGGGCTCTCAGTCTGTTTCTGGCTCTCATTTCTGCTCCACAGGAAAAGAGGGCCTACTCCATTTAGCCTCAGGGGACGCCTCAGGGGAGACATCATTCCCTGGCTTGAGTGCTCAGATGAGCAGGCTGTGGCCACACCAGGCAGGGAAAATCCGCGGTGGGCTGGCGCAGACGGCACCTCAGTGATGGTCAAGTTCAGCAGGCTGCCCACGAGCTGTCTGAGGGGCAGTGGACTCCCTGGTGAAGGCCACAGCTTTTCACTTATAGGAGTTCCCCTCTAAAAACCAGACTAGGGGgttctcccttccttttcaatTCTACATAGAGACCCTATCTGATGGGAACTTGTTTCAGTAGCTGCCTGCTATAGAGCTGGCTGTTCTCAAACCCAGTACTTTTCCTCACAGAAACCCCAATGATAAATAAGTATAGGAagtccccaccctcacccctaccAGCTACTCTAACCTGGAGGTTTTGATGTGTGTTCCGCTAAGAGCCTCAAGCTGGAGCTGTGCCCAGACCTAGCCTGCAGGTGCCAGCTCTCAAGAGGAGTCTTGCCCCCTAGGTTAGGGGAATTCCCAGGCTAGATAAAAGGTGGGCTATGCATGCCCCACAATGGTTGCCCAGTCTACTCCTGGCAGAAACAGATACTTGTTCTGCTTGGGACCTGTTAAAAGTCAGAATTTAGAGTGGATAGATATTAGAGATGTTAGCAAAGTTGGGCCCTCCTAGCCTTGCTCATCACTTTCAGGTAAGAAAACAGACAAGGGATTTGACTTTCTCCAAATCATACAACTGATACAACTCCAACCTGCCCATGTGTCTTTCTGGGTGGGAGAGCGGGGCACTTCCTTTGTACCTACGTGGGAGCCATGCAGCTCTGACCCTGGAGGTCCACTGTGTTTCTCAGCCCTAAGCCACGATCACATCTACCACAGTCCTTCGGAACAGCCTCACTACCTGGGCTCACCAGTCCTCCATCTTAGTCCAGATCATTTTCCAgaagtatcttttaaaaactctAATCAAACCTTGGAAAAGACAACAGGTTCCATTTTTACCTTCTGCTGGTCGAGTTTTAAAGACTGACCTTCTTCTGAGGAGCATCTGGGGTGCATGTAGAAATTAAGGGTGACTTATCTAAGGTGATACCATGGAGCCTGCATCGAGCGGCCTCTTCTCAAAGCTGCCCTTTCAGAGTGGGCTAGCGTACCCCTGCCTGGATCACAGATACGAGTGTCCTCATAGGACTAGGCTGCTGGCTTCAGGCCTTTCCCAGCAGGGTCTGAGGAACAGAAGATGCCTAACAATGGATGCCAattctgtattttccttttttttctgcacCAAGTAAGCTAATGCCTGAACGGGAATTGAGTCAGACAAGAAAAGGGCAGGACCCCCACACGGCTGCTGCTTATTGTTTCAGAACAGCTTGtctccctggccagctggctcagtggtagagcatccgcccggtgtatagatgtcccgggttcagttcccggtcagggcacacaggagaagtgaccatctgcttctctactcctccccatcttccttttatctctctcttctcctcctgcagccatggctcagttggagcaagttggccccaggtgctgaggatggctccatggccttccctcaggcgctaaaatgactcagttgccaagcaatggagcaacagccccagatgggcagagcatccccaggagggggcttgccaggtggatcccattgggtcagggcgcatgcgggagtgtctctctgcctccctgcttctcacttaagaaaaaaacaaaaaagaacaacttGTCTTCAGTCAACTCAGCTAGACAGTGTATTAAAAACACTGCGGTTCTAGCAGGCTGACTCACAGCCTGTGCCATGGCACCTTGCGGCCCCTGTCCCTGGGTCCCCATGTTCTGGGAGTCATGATGCAGTGGATTTGCTAAGTGTTGAGCAAGTCCCCGCTTTCCTTCAGGTGCAACCATGTCAActaaaagccttttaaaaatataacttcattTTGTTTCCTTAAGCATGTTAAGATTAAGGTTATAGTTTTCCAAGGACAATGAAAGGGACCTACCAAgttcaataaagaaagaaagtggattaaaaagatatactcagcctgaccaggtggtggcacagtggatagagcgtcagactaggatgcggaaggacctaggttcgagaccctgaggtcgccaacttgagtgcgggctcatctggtttgagcaaagctcacaagcttggacccaaggtcgctggctcgagcaaggggttactctgtcggctgtagccccacggtcaaggcacgtatgagaaagcaatcaatgaacaactaaggtgtcacaatgcgcaacgaaaaactaatgagtgatgcttctcatctctccgtccctgtctatccctctctctgactctctgtctctgttaaaaaaaaaaaaaaaagacatactcaGACACGACACAGCCCACAGGAGTGTGTGCACACTGCGCCCTGGGGCTCACAGAAGCAGTGTTACTCAGAGCCAAGGAACACCAGTGTTCTGGCGTGGCAATTTCAGAGTGCAGTGGGCCTGAGAGAACAAGTCAGCTCCTTTTCTGACCTCTCAACTGGGAGACCACCATGGCCAAGTGGAGAGGTGGTAACTGGCCCAGCCCAGCTGGCGACACTAACCCAGACCATGAATACAGTTTCGGGTGAAGTCAGGCTGATGTCCTGGGACCCAATGTCAAATTTAGGCTCTACCCTCGAGGCCTCCTCTTTGTAAGGTGAGAGCTAGTCCCCCAAATTCTCCCTGGATACACAGAAAAGGGCCGTGGCCTCTGCAAAATAAAACCCAGATGGGATTCTGTAAAGAGCAGGGGCACATGGCCTCCTTGGAACCACAGCCATGCACTTGTACTCCTGGCTCCGTCCTGCATATTCACACTGGACAAGGACTTGCAGCCCAGAAAAATAGCCTTTAGTTGAGCAATTGTAGTTAAGATCCTTGGCTCCTTGGCTGTAAAGCAGGGTAGAAAAGAGTGCTGTCATTTTCCCTGAGGAACAAGTGGCTGGTTTGCACAGCCATACTGTATGAGCAGCCTTGAGACTGCATGGTGTTTCAGGACCACCTGGGACTCAGGTCTGGAGGGCCTGTGTAGGAAGGGATGGGGACTGGGAGCCCATGGGGGTGGCCAGTGGTTCCACAATGGCGGTCTGACCCGCTAGTCCTTCTGGGAGCCAGAGCCCGTAAGTAGACTCTTCTCCTGCCCCAAACTCAAAGCAGAATACACACAGGCAGGAGGTGGCTGTGGTTTGCAGCTATGTACTGTTGGGAACTCCTGATACTTGCTGAAGACATTTACATgcctttgaaaaatgtttttcagtttggaGTCTATCCTGAAAATTAGCCAGGGGTGGGGAAGGAACTTGGGGTGAGCAGAGACATACCAGAGAAAAACTCTGCCTTGTGTTTTCCCAGGCCATACtggctggggaaggggggggtgggAATTGGAGTTTTATTGCCTCTTGCCCTGCACTTTTGCAGGATGACCCAAACCACTGACAAGTCTTGCTGGAAGGCTCTGAGGGCGTCTCTCATATGTTCATAAATAAATCTGGTCATACACATGGGATGCctgctattaattttttctcctttccctgccCCACTGCCCCAGTTTCTGGTTCTGCTAAGTTGTATGACAGTGTCCCACATGGCCCTGCGACAGGCTGTCCTTGCTGAGACCACCATCGGCTCCACTGGGCACCTAGCAGAGGCTGCAGCCACACTCACTGCTGTGGGTaccactcctgtgccctgtgccagGCGCTGCCCGAAGCCCCGGCCCCTGCTGCCAGGGCTATGCAGCCACATGCAGCTGCACGCCCCTAGCCCCTCTGGTTACGTTTATGGGGTGATCCTAAAGCAGCGTGGGTTCCCTCATGCCTGCCTCCCAGCCTAGGATTCAAAGTGGAACCCTGAAGGGAAAGGCCAAgagataaatagtaaaataaatgaacaaaatcctCTTTGAATTCCAAACCCCTCTCCCCTGAGGCCGGCCCATCCTCCTGGCCCCTTCCCTTGGTACCTGGCAACAGCTGCTAGTGCTCCTTTTGTACGTGTAACAGGTTTTGCTTTGTGACTGTGTACTCCGGCCTACAAAAGGTGAAtgctcctttaattttttttttttttttttttttttttttttcacttttctgaagctggaaacggggagagacagtcagacagactcccgcatgcgcccgaccgggatccacccggcacgcccaccatggggcgacgctctgcccatcagggggcgatgctctgcccatcctgggcgtcgccatattgcgaccagagccactctagcgcctggggcagaggccacagagccatccccagcgcccgggccatctttgctccaatggagccttggctgcgggaggggaagagagagacagagaggaaagtgcggcggaggggtggagaagcaaatgggcgcctctcctgtgtgccctggccaggaatcgactcgggtcctccgcacgctaggccgacgctctaccgctgagccaaccggccagggcgctcctTTAATTTTTGTAACTGAACTCAGTTTAGTTCATAACCTCTGGTTTCTCTCAAAATTGGAAAATTGTGTTGCTAACTCAGTGTCGTTTCCTATCTTCTGAGAAATAACGGTTTTTGGGTAATTATTACTCTTATCCTTCCCTTTTGCTGGGGTAGCATCTGAGGTGGCTTATATAACATCATGGCAGCAAGGATGGGATAGTGGTGACTGGGTCCATGGTCATCTTCCTAGCCATCTGGCTTCGAATCAAGTACAGCTTGTTCCGCTTGGCTGTGGAAGGTCATCCTCTGttcccccccctgcccccccccccaactgatttgaaggaaagagggagaaggagagggaaagagaaagagagagagaagtatcgatttgttttacttagttgttccatttagttgtgcactcgttggctgcttctcgtacgtgccctgactggggatcaaacccgcgcCCTCGGCATGCCAGGAAGACTCTCTaatcactgagccacctggccagaactttaaaaaattttatcaataggccctggtcagttggctcagcagtacagcatcggcccagcatgtggaagtcccaggtttgattcctggccagggcacacaggagaagcgcccatctgcttctccacccctccccctctcctttctctctgtctctctcttcccctcctgcagccaaggctccaagggagcaaagttggcccgggtgctgaggatggctccatggcctccacctcaggcgctagagtggctctggttgggatgaagcaatgccccagatgggcagagcatcgccccctagtgggcatgctgcatggatcctggttgggcacatgcgggagtctctctgactgcctcccttcttctcacttcagaaaaaaaaaattattgatatttgaaagagagagggaaacattgatctgttgttccacttgtttatgcatttattggttgattcttgtatgcaccctgactggcgatcgaacctgcagccttggcatagtgggacgatgctctaaccaactgagctaccctacTAGGGCCAGTATCTCTGCTTTTAATGTCCATGTGCCAAATGTTCTGCATTCTAGTTGTCCCTACCTAAGGACTCTTCCAATGAATTGGCCCTTGCACTACTTCTGGGGGCTCAGGGAGCATGGGAGCTACCACCTGCCCATGACAGGGTATGAGGGACTCGGTGAGGTGCACCCTCCCTTAGGCCTATCTGGGTGGACAATCTCAGATACTGTGGTGCCTTGAACACAGTACTGCTCCATGGAGCCTGCAGTTTCCCATGGTAATTAATGGAAGCCAGGTAAGGGCTTCTAGATCAGGATTTCCCTCAAACTATGAGGAGGGTGGTCTCTTATCTTAGTGCTCAGcccacagtggtgggattctgaATGTGTTCTCAGAGGCCTACCAACTTCTAAACCAAGTCATATTTCATGTAGTTTTCCTATctgctggtcatttttttttattcagtgagaggaagggaggcagaaacagagtccccagtgctccccaaccaggatccacctggcaagcccactagggggcgatgctctgtccatttgggttgttgctccgttgctcagcaactgagcccttcttagtgcctgaggcagaggccatggagccatcctcagtgtctggggccaacttgctccaatcgagccatggctgcagaaggggaagagagagagagagagagaagcaagagggggaggggtgaagaagcagatgtgtgcttctcctgtgtgccctgaccgggactcaatcccaggacatctacacgcagggccaatgctctaccactgagcaaaccggtcagggcctctgctggtcatttaagaaaagaattattgattttagagagaggaagggcatgagagagagatgaaggaggagagagagagaaacatcaatttgttgttccacttatttatgcattcattggttgattcttgtatgtgccctgactggggattgaacctgcaaaccttggcatatggggacgatgctctatgtaactgagctacctggccagaagGGCCCctgctggtcattttttaaatggaaaataatgtcAAGTCAAGATGCACAGTCCCTATGATGATGGTGTGGATTGTATGCCAAATCCTCCTGAATTTTGGCTCTTTGTAAAGCCAGAGGCCTTCACCATGGtcatgcaggttcaggttggattcaggcagatggtaaaggaacagtggagccagaaaatggtgggccattctgtttattgaagTCTCGAAATGGTGGACAAGGAAGCCCCTCAGCTTTCCGAACTCACCCCAACTCATAGgcctccaccagcctcagcactccccagccaaacagggtGGGTGCAAAAACCCCTTCTTCAGCAAACAGTAGCAGACAatcgcccctcccaagcaggaaggcaatccacaatttgcaatctgctgcactgagggcaagcaccacagccttccatagactatacacacagggctttgccccaatacaagcgagcaaacctaaaaaagtACACTTGTTTACACAACACTCTTAAAAATTAAAGGTACACTTGTAGACGtaggaacaaaaataaaacaccattccAACCCTCTTGCATTGACAGCATGGTTTTCAAGACTTTCTTCTCTATTCTAGAATCACAGAAGTCTACCCAGGAGTTCAGAAGCTAAGAATTTAATCTTTATACCCTCCCCACCAGAGAAATGTGCACAGAGGACACCCTGCCTCCTGCAAGAGTGGTGGGGAGAGGGTAGGAGAAATGAAGACTAGGAAAGATGCCCAGTTTAACATCAGACTGTTACCTCTCTATGCGTGCAAAGGATGGCCATTGCTTTCACAAGCAAACCACAGAGCCTGTCCTCTAGGACCCCTGACCTTAAGGGAAGCCACAGGCCTTTTGCTCAACGAAAAAGCTTTCTTGCAGCAAGACAGCACCAGTTGGGTCATGTTTGGTTTTGTGCAGTGGAAATCAGCGGGGAACTTCTGCTTACTGGGTTTCTACAGAGCTGCAACTACATCCTCTATCAAGAAGCAGGAAGGAACACCTAGGGcgagtgaggatgtggagaagtgGAGACATGCATGCTATCCCTGGGAATGTGCAGCAAGACAATCTTTGTAGAGGGCATTTTGGTAAGAGCTACAACATTTCAAATGTGTGTGTCCTTTCCACCTTCTTAAATGGGAATAGAACAATTCTAAGAGCGTATCCTGTAAGAACGTGAGCACAAGTAAGCAAAGATACTTACAGAAAGAATTTCActgatgtctttctttctttaagattttatttattgattttacagagaagtatcaactcatatttgcttcactctggttgtttattgattgcttcttgtatgtgccttgaccaggcaagcccaggcttttgaatcagtgacgtcagcattctaggtcatgctttatccactgcaccaccacaggtcaggcaatgatgTCTTTCTAATAGCCAAAGAGTGTAAACCACTCATTTATATATCGATAGGAGATCTGCTAAATAAATGATGGTGTATCTAAACTATAAAACACTGTGGTCATTAATAAGAATAAGtagatctagcctgaccaggtggtggtacactggatagagcatcggcctgggacatggaggacccagattgaaaaccttgaggtcaccagcttgagtgtgggctcctctggcttgagtgtgggcttaccagcttgagggtggggtcgctggcttgagtatgggatcatagacatgaccccatggtcactggtttgagcccaaaggttgctggcttgaagcccaaggttgctcgcttgagcagggggtcagtCACTCCactgtagccacctggtcaaggcacatatgaaagcaatcaatgaacaactaagcagctgcaacaaagaattgatgcttctcatttctctcccttcctgtctgtctgaccctatctgtacctctctctttgtcacaaaaaaataaaaaataaaaatgaataagcagatatatatatatatatatatactgaggAAAAAGATGTCCAAGATATATTATTTAGCTGCAGAAAATGATGCAAATATGctcaatattaattttgtttgCAAAGTGCCCCCTCTTCCAGAgtatagacacagaaaaagtcTGGAAGGAGAGTAGGACCATATTggcttaatttattaaaatgaatactcatattgtactttaaaaattagtattacTATTGCAATATTTTATAAGCTAAAAAATAGAATCAGTAGTGTAGAAATACTTAGAAACATCAGTGTTaccagttctattttttatttattttattttattttattttattttaaatttaattttattttatttttatttagtgagaggaggggaggcagagacagactcctgcatgtgccctgaacaggatccacccagcaagcccactagggggtaatgctctgcccatctgtggatcctctgcccatctggggccattgctttgttgctcagcaaccaagcttttcttagcacctgagatggaggccatggagccatcctcaacacccaagccaacttgctccagttgagtcatagctgcaggaaggggagagagagagagagagaaagagcaatagagagagagagagagaagcgagagggtgaggggtagagaagcagatgggtgcttctcctgtgtgccctgactgggaattgaactgggacatgcacatgccgggccaat from Saccopteryx leptura isolate mSacLep1 chromosome 2, mSacLep1_pri_phased_curated, whole genome shotgun sequence carries:
- the LOC136392286 gene encoding proline-rich protein HaeIII subfamily 1-like translates to MAVAVRAAGPGPGPRTSEGRRRGPGPLPARSPCLPAVRAPSGSGPPPRPGPALRSPPSVLRPQLRPARRAVPHRPSPRPGARGRCTHAVRRPFCAPPGYPASPERRVPARQGRRAGLPESPMRPHVRSRPLQVDVRPHSSQAPDGACPLVLSQ